Proteins encoded by one window of Methylovirgula ligni:
- the ribB gene encoding 3,4-dihydroxy-2-butanone-4-phosphate synthase, with the protein MHHTVTEAIEAIARGEIVIVTDDDDRENEGDLICAASLCTPEKMGFIIRHTSGIVCAPLTAADARRLNLQPMVATNDAPLGTAFTVSVDVRHGLTTGISGEQRTNTVRALANGNMGADDFVRPGHVFPLIAREGGVLTRSGHTEAAVDLCRLAGLPAVGVICELANDDGSVMAGKQIQAFADQHKLKRISVAQLIAYRQEREKLVERVRVFPVEGPSGPLTCYAYQTPFDPVHHFAFVQGEIGDGRNMPARLHRVDLIADVVTGSALIPETFARFKKEGRGVLVLLRDGTAGVPALSEVNEKASEAMRTKEWREIGIGAQILRDLGISSIRLRTSSPLNYVGLSGFGIGIIAYEGVEGEK; encoded by the coding sequence ATGCATCATACCGTGACAGAGGCGATCGAGGCCATCGCGCGCGGCGAGATCGTAATCGTCACGGACGATGACGACCGCGAGAACGAAGGCGACCTGATCTGCGCCGCCTCGCTCTGCACGCCGGAGAAGATGGGCTTCATCATCCGCCATACGAGCGGCATCGTCTGCGCTCCGCTGACGGCGGCGGATGCGCGCCGGCTGAACCTTCAGCCGATGGTCGCGACGAACGATGCGCCGCTGGGGACCGCTTTCACTGTATCCGTCGATGTCCGGCACGGGCTGACCACCGGCATTTCCGGTGAGCAGCGGACCAATACGGTGCGCGCTCTCGCCAACGGCAATATGGGCGCCGACGATTTCGTGCGCCCCGGCCACGTCTTTCCGCTCATCGCCCGCGAGGGCGGCGTGCTGACGCGCTCGGGCCATACCGAGGCGGCTGTCGATCTTTGCCGTCTGGCTGGCTTGCCGGCCGTCGGCGTCATCTGCGAGCTCGCCAATGACGACGGCAGCGTCATGGCCGGAAAGCAAATCCAGGCCTTCGCCGATCAGCACAAGTTGAAGCGGATTTCCGTCGCCCAGCTCATCGCCTACCGCCAGGAGCGCGAAAAGCTGGTCGAACGGGTCCGGGTCTTTCCGGTCGAGGGGCCGAGCGGGCCGTTGACCTGCTATGCCTATCAGACGCCTTTCGATCCGGTGCATCATTTTGCCTTTGTCCAGGGCGAGATCGGCGACGGCCGCAACATGCCCGCGCGTCTGCATCGCGTCGATCTCATCGCTGATGTTGTCACTGGCAGCGCGCTCATTCCCGAGACGTTCGCGCGCTTCAAGAAGGAGGGGCGGGGCGTTCTCGTCCTGCTGCGCGACGGCACCGCCGGCGTGCCCGCGCTCTCGGAAGTGAATGAAAAGGCCTCGGAGGCCATGCGGACCAAGGAATGGCGGGAGATCGGCATCGGCGCGCAAATCCTGCGCGATCTCGGTATTTCCTCGATCCGGCTGCGGACGTCTTCGCCCTTGAACTATGTCGGCCTGTCGGGCTTCGGTATCGGGATCATCGCCTATGAGGGAGTCGAAGGCGAGAAATAG
- a CDS encoding phosphodiester glycosidase family protein: MLQNAGPGTLLRIALGALGLFISLPSARPAEKPPCEAVTEADRQYTICVFDARKDRLRLFLASADGKPYGGFQAIAEAVKSQGDSLAFAMNAGMFGTDFRPVGLYVERGRQLRAANTRRGSGNFHMMPNGIFYFGNAGAGIMETGRFLKAGLHPEYATQSGPMLVIDGALHPKIEATGTSEKIRNGVGVRDGHIVIFAISDEPVTFYRFATLFRDRLQCPNALFLDGSVSSLYAPDFGRDDTLLPLGPIVGVVDKAER, from the coding sequence ATGCTGCAGAACGCCGGCCCCGGAACGCTGCTGCGCATCGCCCTCGGTGCCTTGGGGCTTTTCATCTCGCTGCCCTCGGCGCGGCCGGCCGAGAAACCGCCCTGTGAAGCGGTCACCGAGGCGGATCGCCAATACACGATTTGCGTCTTCGACGCACGCAAGGACCGGCTGCGGCTATTTCTCGCCAGCGCCGACGGCAAGCCCTATGGCGGTTTTCAAGCCATCGCCGAGGCGGTGAAATCGCAAGGCGATTCGCTCGCCTTCGCGATGAACGCCGGGATGTTCGGGACAGATTTTCGCCCTGTCGGGCTTTATGTCGAGCGCGGCCGTCAGCTCCGCGCCGCCAACACGCGCCGGGGCTCCGGCAATTTCCACATGATGCCGAACGGAATCTTCTATTTCGGCAACGCGGGCGCCGGGATCATGGAGACGGGCCGTTTTCTCAAGGCCGGACTGCATCCCGAATATGCGACCCAATCCGGCCCCATGCTCGTCATCGACGGCGCCCTGCATCCCAAAATCGAGGCCACGGGCACGTCCGAGAAAATCCGCAACGGCGTCGGCGTGCGCGATGGCCATATCGTGATCTTCGCGATCTCGGACGAACCGGTGACCTTCTATCGCTTCGCGACCTTGTTCCGCGACCGACTGCAATGCCCCAACGCGCTGTTTCTCGACGGTTCGGTCTCGAGCCTTTACGCGCCGGACTTCGGCCGTGACGACACGCTGCTGCCGCTCGGCCCCATCGTCGGGGTCGTGGACAAAGCCGAGCGCTAA
- the aroC gene encoding chorismate synthase yields the protein MSHNTFGHLFRVTTFGESHGPAIGCVVDGCPPGIALTEADIQTYLDERRPGTSRFTTQRQEADRVKILSGVFEGRTTGTPIALLIENEDQRSKDYDAIKDKFRPGHADFTYEAKYGIRDYRGGGRSSARETATRVAAGAIARKVIGNVRVRGALVAIGDDWIDRTKWDWAETRRNAFFSPDADKAREFEAKLDAVRKSGSSIGAVIEIVAENVPAGWGAPIYGKLDAELAAALMSINAVKGVEIGDGFAAAALSGEENADEIRIGNDGQPVFSSNHAGGILGGISTGQAIIARFAVKPTSSILSPRKTIDRLGAETEIVTKGRHDPCVGIRAVPVGEAMVACVLADQFLRHRGQIG from the coding sequence ATGTCCCACAACACTTTCGGCCATCTGTTCCGCGTCACGACCTTCGGCGAAAGTCATGGGCCGGCGATCGGCTGCGTGGTCGATGGCTGCCCGCCCGGCATTGCGCTGACCGAAGCGGACATTCAAACCTATCTCGATGAGCGGCGCCCCGGCACCTCACGCTTCACCACGCAGCGCCAGGAAGCCGATAGAGTCAAAATTCTTTCCGGCGTCTTCGAGGGCCGCACGACCGGCACGCCGATCGCTCTCTTGATCGAGAACGAGGATCAGCGCTCGAAGGACTACGACGCGATCAAGGACAAGTTCCGTCCCGGCCATGCCGACTTCACCTATGAGGCGAAATACGGCATCCGCGATTATCGCGGCGGCGGCCGGTCGTCGGCGCGCGAGACAGCGACCCGCGTCGCCGCCGGCGCCATCGCGCGCAAGGTCATCGGCAATGTCCGCGTGCGCGGCGCGCTCGTGGCGATCGGCGACGATTGGATCGACCGCACAAAATGGGATTGGGCGGAGACGCGGCGCAACGCCTTCTTCTCGCCCGATGCCGACAAGGCGCGCGAGTTCGAGGCTAAGCTCGACGCCGTTCGCAAATCCGGTTCCTCCATCGGCGCGGTCATCGAGATCGTCGCCGAGAATGTGCCGGCGGGCTGGGGCGCGCCGATTTATGGCAAGCTCGACGCGGAGCTTGCAGCGGCGCTGATGTCGATCAATGCCGTCAAAGGCGTCGAGATCGGCGATGGCTTCGCCGCCGCGGCTTTGTCGGGAGAAGAGAACGCCGACGAAATACGCATCGGCAATGACGGCCAGCCGGTTTTCTCCAGCAACCACGCGGGCGGTATTCTCGGCGGTATTTCGACGGGGCAGGCGATAATCGCGCGCTTCGCGGTAAAGCCGACCTCTTCAATATTGTCGCCGCGCAAGACGATCGATCGTCTCGGCGCGGAAACCGAGATCGTCACGAAGGGCCGTCACGATCCCTGCGTCGGCATCCGCGCTGTGCCGGTCGGCGAGGCGATGGTCGCCTGCGTGCTCGCCGACCAATTCCTGCGCCACCGCGGACAGATCGGTTAG
- the fabI gene encoding enoyl-ACP reductase FabI encodes MTQPERLSAEVIAPGILAGKRGLVLGAANNRSIAWGIAKAARAAGAELAFTYQGESLEKRVRPLAEELNAAVVGHCDVTDESSIDAVFATVEKLWGRLDFVVHCVAFSDKDQLTGRYVETTAENFTNTLLISCYSFTAIAKRAEKLMTDGGSLLTLTYYGAEKWMPHYNVMGVAKAALEASVRYLAADLGQKNIRVNAISAGPIKTLAASGIGDFRYILKWNEYNAPLRRSVTIDEVGESAAFLLSPLSRGITGEILHVDAGYHIVGMKNPAAPDISALIRE; translated from the coding sequence ATGACGCAGCCGGAGCGCCTTTCCGCAGAAGTGATAGCCCCTGGAATTCTGGCCGGTAAGCGCGGCCTCGTGCTGGGTGCCGCCAACAATCGCTCGATCGCGTGGGGCATCGCCAAGGCCGCGCGCGCCGCGGGCGCAGAACTCGCTTTCACCTATCAGGGCGAGTCCCTGGAGAAGCGGGTGCGTCCGCTTGCCGAAGAGCTGAACGCGGCCGTTGTCGGCCATTGCGATGTCACCGACGAATCCTCCATCGACGCCGTCTTCGCGACAGTCGAGAAGCTCTGGGGCAGGCTCGATTTCGTCGTCCATTGCGTCGCCTTTTCCGACAAGGACCAGCTCACTGGCCGTTATGTCGAGACGACGGCGGAGAATTTCACCAATACGCTGCTTATCTCCTGCTATTCCTTCACCGCGATCGCAAAGCGCGCCGAGAAGCTGATGACGGACGGCGGCTCGCTGCTGACGCTCACCTATTACGGCGCCGAGAAGTGGATGCCGCATTACAACGTCATGGGCGTCGCCAAGGCGGCGCTCGAAGCGTCCGTGCGCTATCTCGCCGCCGACCTCGGCCAGAAGAACATTCGCGTCAATGCGATCTCGGCCGGCCCGATCAAGACTCTTGCGGCCTCGGGCATCGGCGACTTCCGCTACATCCTCAAGTGGAACGAATATAATGCGCCGCTGCGCCGCTCGGTGACGATCGACGAAGTGGGCGAGAGCGCCGCGTTTCTGCTGTCGCCGCTGTCGCGCGGCATCACCGGCGAAATCCTGCATGTCGATGCCGGCTATCACATCGTCGGGATGAAGAATCCCGCCGCGCCGGACATATCGGCGTTGATCAGGGAGTAG
- a CDS encoding DnaJ C-terminal domain-containing protein, whose amino-acid sequence MRDPYTVLGVAKTADLAEIKKAYRKLAKKFHPDQSKDPKAKDKFAEVSSAYEILGDEAKRGQFDRGEIDAEGKPRFQGFEGFGAGAGPGGFSRRAPGGGFEQYEFRAGPGGGGFDASDIFSELFGAARRGGAGAGPSPGAQGRASPPRGEDVTAQISVNLREAVHGGKNRVTLPTGRTLEVTVPAGIEDGQTIRLKGQGHASPYGGEAGDALVTVKIAKHPYFRVENRDLRLDLPLTLYEAVLGAKVNVPTLDGKVELTVPAGSNGGRTLRLRGKGLPNPSGTPGDLLVTLRIVLPEGSDPDLTALAEKWQKQRPYDPRQDLA is encoded by the coding sequence ATGCGTGATCCTTATACAGTCCTGGGCGTGGCGAAGACGGCCGATCTTGCCGAAATCAAAAAGGCATATCGAAAGCTCGCCAAGAAATTTCATCCCGATCAGAGCAAGGACCCCAAGGCGAAGGACAAATTCGCCGAGGTGAGTTCGGCCTACGAGATTCTCGGCGACGAGGCGAAGCGCGGCCAGTTCGATCGCGGCGAGATCGATGCCGAGGGCAAGCCGCGCTTCCAGGGTTTCGAGGGCTTTGGCGCCGGCGCTGGGCCAGGCGGCTTCTCCCGCCGCGCGCCGGGCGGCGGCTTCGAGCAGTACGAGTTCCGCGCCGGACCTGGCGGCGGCGGCTTCGACGCGAGCGACATCTTCAGCGAATTGTTCGGCGCGGCGCGGCGTGGCGGCGCGGGCGCGGGTCCGAGTCCGGGCGCGCAGGGGCGGGCGAGCCCGCCGCGCGGCGAGGATGTCACTGCCCAGATTTCCGTGAACCTGCGCGAGGCTGTCCACGGCGGCAAGAACCGGGTCACTCTGCCGACCGGCCGTACATTGGAAGTCACGGTTCCGGCCGGGATCGAGGACGGCCAGACGATCCGCCTCAAGGGGCAGGGCCATGCCAGCCCCTATGGCGGCGAGGCCGGTGATGCGCTGGTGACGGTGAAGATCGCCAAGCATCCCTATTTCCGCGTCGAAAACCGCGATCTGCGGCTTGATCTGCCGCTGACTCTCTACGAGGCCGTGCTGGGGGCCAAGGTGAATGTGCCGACGCTCGATGGCAAGGTGGAACTCACCGTTCCCGCCGGGTCGAACGGCGGCCGCACGTTGCGGCTGCGCGGCAAGGGCCTGCCCAATCCGAGCGGCACGCCGGGCGACCTGCTTGTCACTCTGCGGATCGTGCTGCCCGAGGGCAGCGACCCGGACCTCACGGCGCTCGCGGAGAAGTGGCAGAAACAGCGGCCCTACGATCCGCGGCAGGATCTCGCCTGA
- a CDS encoding RT0821/Lpp0805 family surface protein, protein MPYSGTRGGLTRAYALPLLGLALAAGTALGGCSMSMPMGSLLGDDDSTGAIAKSQFDGLVGEDWRRAKAALAQALGAGDDKISVAWTNPDSGAKGSFQPVGAAYTTASGTCRSFAAAVDRNEVDDSLQGTACAGKPGDWQVTDVRPVSKS, encoded by the coding sequence ATGCCTTATAGTGGAACCAGGGGCGGTCTGACGAGGGCTTATGCGCTGCCCTTGCTGGGCTTGGCGCTGGCCGCCGGCACCGCTTTGGGCGGCTGCTCGATGTCGATGCCTATGGGCTCGCTGCTCGGCGACGATGACAGCACCGGTGCGATCGCGAAGTCGCAATTCGACGGCCTTGTCGGTGAGGATTGGCGCCGCGCTAAAGCCGCGCTCGCCCAGGCGCTTGGCGCGGGCGACGACAAAATCTCCGTCGCCTGGACCAACCCTGATTCGGGGGCAAAGGGCTCGTTCCAGCCTGTCGGCGCCGCCTATACGACAGCTTCGGGCACCTGCCGCAGCTTTGCCGCGGCCGTCGACAGAAACGAAGTTGACGATTCCCTGCAGGGCACGGCCTGCGCCGGCAAGCCCGGCGATTGGCAAGTCACCGACGTGCGGCCGGTCAGCAAGAGCTGA
- the pdxH gene encoding pyridoxamine 5'-phosphate oxidase, with amino-acid sequence MRDFTEAEDPFALFSTWLAEAEKTEPNDPNAMALATADGDGLPDVRMVLLKGFDPGGFVFYSNSESAKGRELAANMKAAALFHWKSLRRQVRLRGPVEKVSDSEADAYFSNRALQSRIGAWASRQSRPLESRFALETAVAKYAAKFALTSVPRPAYWIGYRIQPLAIEFWSDGAFRLHDRIAFTRAALTDGWQKQRLYP; translated from the coding sequence GTGCGTGACTTTACCGAAGCTGAAGACCCTTTCGCGCTCTTTTCCACCTGGCTTGCCGAGGCCGAAAAGACCGAGCCAAACGACCCGAATGCGATGGCGCTCGCCACGGCGGATGGCGATGGCCTGCCCGATGTGCGCATGGTGCTGCTCAAAGGTTTCGACCCTGGCGGCTTTGTTTTCTATAGTAATTCTGAAAGCGCCAAGGGCCGCGAACTCGCCGCCAACATGAAAGCGGCGGCGCTGTTCCATTGGAAATCGCTGCGTCGCCAGGTGCGCCTGCGCGGACCTGTCGAAAAAGTTAGCGACAGCGAAGCCGACGCTTATTTTTCCAACCGGGCGTTGCAGAGCCGCATCGGTGCCTGGGCCAGCCGGCAATCGCGCCCGCTCGAGAGCCGCTTCGCGCTCGAGACAGCAGTTGCGAAATATGCCGCCAAATTCGCACTCACGTCGGTGCCGCGGCCGGCCTATTGGATCGGCTACCGGATTCAGCCGCTCGCGATCGAATTCTGGTCGGACGGCGCCTTCCGGCTGCATGACCGGATCGCCTTTACCCGCGCCGCGCTCACGGACGGCTGGCAGAAGCAGCGGCTTTATCCATGA
- a CDS encoding NUDIX hydrolase: protein MTLRAAPQRFDTANPHVGVSIAVFREGRVLLTTRTQPPYVGMFTLPGGHIESGETASYAALRELQEETGVKAKLVGFNQYVETVTPPNASGISRHFIILSFVGIWTSGDGSPGPEAGEILWADPKQIALLKTSPYLIEVVTNAQKVLARKTLPD, encoded by the coding sequence ATGACGTTGCGTGCCGCGCCCCAACGCTTCGACACGGCCAATCCGCATGTCGGCGTCAGCATCGCCGTCTTCCGCGAAGGACGGGTTCTGCTCACGACGCGCACGCAGCCGCCCTACGTCGGCATGTTCACCTTGCCGGGCGGCCACATCGAATCAGGCGAAACCGCCTCCTATGCCGCGCTTCGCGAATTGCAGGAGGAAACCGGCGTCAAGGCCAAGCTCGTCGGCTTCAACCAATATGTCGAAACGGTCACGCCGCCGAACGCGAGCGGCATCAGCCGCCATTTCATCATCCTCTCCTTCGTCGGCATCTGGACGTCGGGCGACGGCTCGCCCGGCCCCGAGGCTGGCGAAATTCTGTGGGCCGATCCGAAGCAGATCGCCCTATTAAAGACATCGCCCTATCTCATCGAAGTCGTTACGAACGCGCAGAAAGTGTTAGCTCGCAAAACCTTGCCGGACTGA
- a CDS encoding TIGR02301 family protein: MILLCAICAAAPSTAQAQGFFGNLFGPPPQYRPQEFEPQRPRIVPHHPHPHPHPPHPLANLPKPGAPGAKPATPAAIPDEPPPPYEPQLLRLSELLGALTYLQNLCGGQNGQIWRDKMTALMDAETQNPLRRSRLAGAYNRGFNGYELNYRECTPNAQTIITRFLDESGKIARDVAHRYGTS, from the coding sequence GTGATCCTTCTCTGCGCGATCTGCGCCGCCGCTCCGTCAACGGCGCAGGCGCAAGGGTTTTTCGGCAACCTCTTCGGGCCGCCGCCGCAATATCGGCCGCAAGAATTCGAGCCACAGCGCCCGCGCATCGTGCCGCATCACCCGCACCCGCATCCGCACCCCCCGCACCCCCTTGCCAATCTGCCCAAGCCCGGCGCGCCGGGCGCCAAGCCCGCTACGCCGGCGGCAATTCCCGACGAGCCGCCACCGCCCTACGAGCCGCAGCTTCTGCGCCTCTCGGAATTGCTTGGCGCGCTGACCTATCTGCAAAATCTTTGCGGCGGCCAGAATGGGCAGATCTGGCGCGACAAGATGACGGCACTCATGGACGCCGAGACACAGAATCCGCTGCGCCGCTCGCGGCTCGCGGGTGCCTACAATCGCGGCTTCAACGGCTATGAACTGAATTACCGCGAATGCACGCCGAATGCGCAGACGATCATCACCCGCTTCCTCGATGAATCCGGCAAGATCGCCCGCGATGTCGCGCATCGCTACGGAACATCGTAG
- a CDS encoding dihydroorotase → MARTFDLILKGGTLVNQDGIGQRDVGVSGGRIAEIGDLSQASAGEILDAKGLHILPGVIDTQVHFREPGATHKEDLETGSRAAALGGVTAVFEMPNTNPLTTGAAELEDKVRRAHHRMHCDFAFWVGGTHENVKQIPELERLPGAAGIKVFMGSSTGSLLVADDEGVAAILGQTRRRAAFHSEDEYRLEERKGLRVAGDPSSHPIWRDEQAALGSTQRLVRIARAQHAAIHVLHVSTAEEIDFLAQHKDIASVEVTPQHLTLSADDYARLGTRLQMNPPIRAPRHRDRIWYGLHQGIADILGSDHAPHTLEEKAKPYPQSPSGMTGVQTLVPIMLDHVNAGRLSLERFVDMTSAGPARLFGIAGKGRVAVGYDADFTLVDLKRRETITDAWSASRSGWTPYDGVTVTGWPVGTVVRGQRVMWQGELVTPGQGEAVRFTGGL, encoded by the coding sequence ATGGCCCGCACGTTCGATCTCATCCTCAAGGGCGGCACTCTGGTCAATCAGGACGGGATCGGCCAGCGCGATGTCGGCGTCAGCGGCGGCCGGATCGCGGAGATCGGCGATCTCTCGCAGGCCTCGGCCGGCGAGATTCTGGACGCGAAGGGCCTGCACATCCTGCCGGGCGTGATCGACACACAAGTGCATTTCCGCGAGCCGGGCGCGACGCATAAAGAGGATTTGGAGACGGGCTCCCGCGCCGCGGCTCTCGGCGGCGTCACTGCCGTCTTCGAAATGCCCAACACCAATCCGCTGACGACCGGCGCCGCCGAACTCGAGGACAAGGTGCGCCGCGCGCATCACCGGATGCATTGCGATTTCGCCTTCTGGGTCGGCGGCACGCATGAGAATGTGAAGCAGATTCCCGAGCTGGAGCGGCTGCCGGGCGCGGCGGGCATCAAGGTCTTCATGGGCTCGTCCACCGGCTCGCTGCTGGTCGCCGATGATGAAGGCGTCGCGGCGATTCTGGGCCAGACGCGACGCCGCGCGGCTTTCCATTCCGAGGACGAATATCGGCTCGAAGAGCGCAAGGGGCTGCGGGTCGCGGGCGATCCGTCCTCGCATCCCATCTGGCGCGACGAACAGGCGGCGCTCGGTTCCACACAGCGGCTCGTCCGCATCGCCCGCGCGCAACATGCGGCGATCCATGTGCTGCATGTCTCGACGGCGGAAGAGATCGACTTTCTGGCGCAGCATAAGGACATCGCCAGTGTCGAGGTGACGCCGCAGCATCTGACCTTGAGCGCTGACGATTATGCGCGGCTCGGGACGCGCTTGCAGATGAATCCGCCGATCCGTGCGCCGCGTCATCGCGATCGCATCTGGTATGGATTGCATCAAGGCATCGCGGACATTCTCGGCTCGGATCACGCGCCGCATACGTTGGAGGAAAAGGCCAAGCCCTATCCGCAAAGTCCCTCGGGCATGACCGGCGTGCAGACGCTTGTGCCGATCATGCTCGATCATGTGAACGCCGGGCGGCTTTCGCTCGAACGCTTCGTTGACATGACGAGTGCCGGGCCGGCGCGGCTCTTCGGCATCGCCGGCAAGGGGCGTGTCGCCGTCGGCTATGACGCCGATTTCACGCTTGTCGATCTCAAGCGCCGCGAGACGATTACCGACGCCTGGAGCGCCTCGCGCAGCGGCTGGACGCCTTACGATGGCGTGACAGTGACCGGCTGGCCGGTCGGCACCGTCGTGCGCGGCCAGCGCGTGATGTGGCAGGGCGAACTCGTGACGCCGGGGCAGGGCGAGGCGGTGCGGTTTACCGGCGGCCTGTAA
- a CDS encoding YgfZ/GcvT domain-containing protein, which translates to MDKGASILADRGIVKISGAETLDFLHRLVTNSLLDLKPGEARYAALLSGQGKLLYDFFVTPLPEGPQAGCLLDCLREQIPDLVKKLNLHKLRAPVTIEDASESLAVAAVWGIPVPADFSGIAFADPRAEALGTRLIAPPEALAFATTPQIYYEEHRTALGVPKGGIDFAYGDTFVHDADLDWLNGVDFKKGCYPGQEVVARVHFRKSARKRILKVRFDGPPPAPGAEVKMGDINIGRIGSVAGATGLAMLRLDRIEDAKAAGTPLIAGTAALDVTPAPPQ; encoded by the coding sequence ATGGACAAGGGCGCAAGCATTCTTGCCGACCGCGGCATCGTCAAAATTTCGGGCGCGGAGACACTCGACTTCCTGCACCGGCTCGTCACCAACAGCCTGCTCGATCTCAAACCGGGCGAGGCCCGCTACGCCGCTTTGCTCTCCGGCCAGGGCAAGCTGCTCTACGATTTCTTCGTCACGCCACTCCCGGAAGGCCCGCAAGCGGGCTGCCTGCTCGATTGTCTGCGCGAGCAGATTCCGGACCTCGTCAAAAAGCTCAATCTGCACAAGCTCCGTGCGCCCGTGACGATCGAGGATGCGAGCGAAAGCCTGGCCGTGGCCGCAGTCTGGGGCATTCCGGTCCCCGCTGACTTTTCAGGGATCGCTTTCGCCGATCCCCGCGCCGAGGCGCTCGGCACCCGGCTGATCGCGCCGCCCGAAGCGCTCGCCTTCGCGACGACGCCCCAGATCTACTATGAAGAGCATCGCACCGCGCTCGGCGTGCCGAAAGGCGGAATCGACTTCGCCTATGGCGATACATTCGTTCATGACGCCGATCTCGACTGGCTGAACGGCGTCGATTTCAAAAAGGGCTGCTACCCCGGCCAGGAGGTCGTCGCCCGCGTGCATTTCCGCAAATCGGCGCGCAAGCGTATTTTGAAAGTGCGCTTCGACGGGCCGCCGCCCGCCCCGGGCGCCGAGGTGAAGATGGGCGACATCAATATCGGCCGTATCGGCTCCGTCGCCGGAGCGACCGGGCTCGCCATGTTGCGGCTCGACCGGATCGAGGATGCCAAGGCCGCGGGCACGCCGCTTATCGCCGGCACGGCCGCGCTCGATGTCACGCCGGCGCCGCCGCAATGA
- a CDS encoding DNA-3-methyladenine glycosylase I, with product MTHEHPHSDGKTRCRWAGSDALYLAYHDEEWGVPEFDDRALFEKFVLDGFQAGLSWITILRKRENFRKAFDHFEPAKIARYKPAKLAALMQNEGIIRNRAKIEGAVASAQAYLALQEGDGFSHYLWNFVDGAPIQNTFRGHEQIPTETPLSLKISKDLKQRGFKFCGPTIVYAFMQAVGMVNDHVVPCWRHEACAVLSAHPGKGR from the coding sequence ATGACGCACGAGCACCCGCACTCCGATGGAAAGACGCGCTGCCGCTGGGCCGGCAGCGACGCGCTCTATCTCGCCTACCATGACGAGGAATGGGGCGTGCCGGAATTCGACGACCGGGCGCTGTTCGAGAAATTCGTCCTCGACGGGTTTCAGGCCGGGCTTTCGTGGATCACCATCCTGCGCAAACGCGAGAATTTCCGCAAAGCCTTCGACCATTTCGAGCCGGCGAAGATCGCGCGCTACAAGCCGGCGAAACTCGCCGCGCTGATGCAGAATGAAGGCATCATCCGCAACCGCGCCAAGATCGAAGGCGCAGTCGCCTCGGCGCAAGCCTATCTCGCGCTGCAGGAGGGTGACGGTTTCAGCCATTACCTGTGGAATTTCGTCGATGGCGCGCCGATCCAGAACACGTTCCGCGGCCATGAGCAGATTCCCACTGAAACGCCGCTTTCGCTCAAAATCTCCAAGGACCTGAAGCAGCGCGGCTTCAAATTCTGCGGCCCGACCATCGTCTATGCGTTCATGCAGGCGGTCGGCATGGTCAACGACCATGTCGTGCCCTGCTGGCGGCACGAAGCCTGCGCCGTGCTCAGCGCGCACCCGGGCAAGGGCCGCTGA
- a CDS encoding phosphohydrolase: MAAARAWVRLLSGKRLDLLNPTPFDWEDEDLAVGLARTYRWGGHSAWPLPLSVAQHSLFVLQLRRLRSPELKDARADLRELLHDADEGLLGFDSISPLKPFLGEAYHQLVERLQNAICVRYGLPAWTVKEKRIHKEADRVAAATEAVRVVGWTEEEVQRVLRIPYEPLTKDPLLPLYGGTAFEPWPPQVAAERFLAELRALIQTSSQPGRKKHEKSLT; encoded by the coding sequence ATGGCCGCGGCGCGCGCCTGGGTCCGCCTGCTCTCGGGCAAGCGGCTTGATCTCCTCAATCCGACACCCTTCGATTGGGAGGACGAGGATCTCGCCGTCGGCCTCGCCCGCACTTATCGCTGGGGCGGACATTCGGCGTGGCCGCTACCGCTCTCGGTGGCGCAGCATTCGCTCTTCGTGCTGCAATTGCGCCGGCTCCGCTCGCCCGAATTGAAAGACGCCCGCGCGGACCTGCGCGAATTGCTCCACGATGCCGATGAGGGCCTCCTCGGCTTCGATTCGATCTCGCCGCTCAAGCCCTTCCTCGGCGAAGCTTATCACCAACTCGTCGAACGTCTGCAAAATGCCATCTGCGTGCGTTATGGACTGCCGGCCTGGACGGTGAAGGAAAAGCGCATCCACAAGGAAGCCGATCGCGTCGCGGCGGCCACCGAAGCGGTGCGCGTCGTCGGCTGGACCGAGGAGGAAGTGCAACGCGTGCTGCGCATTCCCTACGAGCCGCTGACCAAGGACCCGTTGCTGCCGCTCTACGGTGGCACGGCTTTTGAGCCCTGGCCGCCGCAGGTGGCGGCGGAGCGCTTTCTGGCCGAATTGCGCGCGCTGATCCAGACAAGCTCTCAACCGGGCCGGAAGAAACACGAGAAATCATTGACTTAG